A stretch of Bordetella genomosp. 13 DNA encodes these proteins:
- a CDS encoding carbonic anhydrase produces MFPKRLTEGYQAFLQGRFPNERSRYQALGETGQSPEILVIGCCDSRVSPEVIFDAGPGELFVIRNVANLVPPCETDSESSYHGTSAAIEFAVNGLKVKHIVVLGHASCGGIRSFYDDAEPLSKLDFIGKWMSQISPVAERLGPSTGDRDADLKRLELAVIEQSLSNLLTFPSIRRRVDAGELQLHGSYFGVATGVLFVRDPATKQFAPCVENPTALKS; encoded by the coding sequence ATGTTCCCCAAACGACTTACCGAAGGCTACCAGGCGTTCCTGCAAGGCCGCTTCCCCAACGAACGCAGCCGCTATCAGGCCCTGGGCGAAACCGGCCAAAGCCCCGAGATCCTCGTCATCGGCTGCTGCGACTCGCGCGTGTCGCCCGAGGTCATTTTCGACGCCGGCCCCGGCGAGCTCTTCGTGATCCGCAACGTGGCCAACCTGGTGCCGCCCTGTGAAACCGACTCCGAGTCCTCGTACCACGGCACCAGCGCGGCCATCGAGTTCGCGGTCAACGGCCTGAAAGTCAAACACATCGTGGTGCTGGGCCATGCTTCGTGCGGCGGCATCCGTTCCTTCTACGACGACGCCGAGCCGCTGTCCAAGCTCGACTTCATCGGCAAGTGGATGTCGCAGATCAGCCCGGTCGCCGAACGCCTGGGCCCGTCCACCGGCGATCGCGACGCCGACCTCAAGCGCCTGGAACTGGCGGTCATCGAGCAAAGCCTGTCGAACCTGCTGACCTTCCCGTCGATCCGCCGCCGCGTGGACGCGGGCGAGCTGCAGCTGCATGGTTCGTACTTCGGCGTGGCCACGGGCGTGCTGTTCGTCCGCGACCCGGCCACGAAGCAGTTCGCGCCCTGCGTGGAAAATCCCACGGCGCTGAAAAGCTGA
- a CDS encoding nitrite/sulfite reductase: MYVYDPIDQQLVDERVAQFTDQTRRFLDGQLTEDEFRVLRLQNGLYVQRHAPMLRVAIPYGLLAARQLRTLAHVARTWDRGYGHFSTRQNMQFNWPRLEDVPTILAELAKVQMHAIQTSGNCIRNTTTDHFAGIAPDELINPLVWCEIIRQWSTLHPEFAFLPRKFKIAVSGAVEDRAAVGVHDIGLQAVERDGKLGFRVWIGGGLGRTPMVGHLINPFVEWQHLLTYLQAALRVYNLHGRRDNKYKARIKILVKDLTPEVYAQQVDEEWQRIKDGPDTLTQAFVDTIASRFTWPKYDAQAAYEHDPTAELAAANPAFAHWLRRNVHAHKVAGYAAVTVSLKATGVPPGDITADQMDAVADLSERYGFGELRVSHEQNLILADVRRSQLHDLWQELRALNLATANIGLLTNIISCPGGDFCALANAVSIPVAEAIQRRFDNLDYLFEIGELDLNISGCINACGHHHVGHIGILGVDKAGEEWYQVTIGGRQNGAAKPLPDIESTRGGGAAIGRIIGPSFARDTVPLVVDRLIRTYLDLRDSDAERFIDVVDRVGIDPFKKDVYADPAVVEPKTEAAHA; this comes from the coding sequence ATGTATGTGTACGATCCGATCGACCAGCAACTGGTCGACGAGCGTGTCGCGCAGTTCACGGACCAGACACGCCGCTTCCTCGACGGGCAACTGACCGAAGACGAATTCCGCGTGCTGCGCCTGCAGAACGGCCTGTACGTACAGCGTCACGCGCCCATGCTGCGCGTGGCCATTCCGTACGGCCTGCTGGCCGCGCGGCAGCTGCGCACGCTGGCGCACGTGGCCCGCACGTGGGATCGCGGCTACGGCCACTTCTCCACCCGCCAGAACATGCAGTTCAACTGGCCGCGCCTGGAAGACGTTCCCACCATCCTGGCCGAACTGGCCAAGGTGCAGATGCACGCCATCCAGACCAGCGGCAACTGCATCCGCAACACCACCACCGACCACTTCGCCGGCATCGCGCCCGATGAACTGATCAACCCGCTGGTGTGGTGCGAGATCATCCGCCAGTGGTCCACGCTGCACCCCGAGTTCGCCTTCCTGCCGCGCAAGTTCAAGATCGCGGTCAGCGGCGCCGTCGAAGACCGCGCCGCCGTGGGCGTGCACGACATCGGCCTGCAGGCGGTCGAGCGCGACGGCAAGCTGGGCTTTCGCGTCTGGATCGGCGGCGGCCTGGGCCGCACGCCCATGGTCGGCCACCTGATCAACCCGTTCGTCGAATGGCAGCACCTGCTGACCTACCTGCAGGCCGCGCTGCGCGTGTACAACCTGCACGGCCGCCGCGACAACAAGTACAAGGCCCGCATCAAGATCCTGGTGAAAGACCTGACGCCCGAGGTGTATGCGCAGCAGGTCGACGAAGAATGGCAGCGCATCAAGGACGGCCCCGACACGCTGACGCAGGCGTTCGTGGACACCATCGCCAGCCGCTTCACGTGGCCGAAGTACGACGCGCAGGCCGCTTACGAGCACGACCCCACCGCCGAGCTGGCCGCCGCCAACCCGGCCTTCGCGCACTGGCTGCGCCGCAACGTGCACGCGCACAAGGTCGCGGGCTACGCGGCCGTCACCGTGTCGCTGAAGGCCACCGGCGTGCCGCCGGGCGACATCACGGCCGACCAGATGGACGCCGTGGCCGACCTGTCGGAACGCTACGGCTTCGGCGAGCTGCGCGTCTCGCACGAGCAGAACCTGATCCTGGCCGACGTGCGCCGCTCGCAGCTGCACGACCTGTGGCAAGAGCTGCGCGCGCTGAACCTGGCCACCGCCAACATCGGCCTGCTGACCAACATCATCTCCTGTCCCGGCGGCGACTTCTGCGCCCTGGCCAACGCGGTCTCCATCCCCGTGGCCGAAGCCATCCAGCGCCGCTTCGACAATCTCGACTACCTGTTCGAGATCGGCGAACTCGACCTGAACATCTCGGGCTGCATCAACGCCTGCGGCCACCATCACGTGGGCCACATCGGCATCCTGGGCGTGGATAAGGCCGGTGAAGAGTGGTATCAGGTCACCATCGGCGGACGCCAGAACGGCGCGGCCAAGCCCCTGCCCGACATCGAATCGACGCGCGGCGGCGGCGCGGCCATCGGCCGCATCATCGGCCCCTCGTTCGCGCGCGACACCGTGCCGCTGGTCGTGGACCGGCTGATCCGCACCTACCTCGACCTGCGCGACAGCGATGCAGAGCGCTTCATCGACGTGGTGGACCGCGTGGGCATCGACCCCTTCAAGAAAGACGTGTACGCCGATCCCGCGGTGGTCGAGCCCAAGACGGAGGCCGCACATGCCTGA
- a CDS encoding DUF934 domain-containing protein, with protein MPEAAVTQDTAVPHLIRNGQLQADTWRVHAPAEPDATPDATPADEPGWIVPLATWKAAQTALRARANPVGVLLPPDANLADLAGDGDTLDTTGIALIAIDFPAYTDGRGYSLAQLLRKRYGYAGELRAVGDVMIDTIHYQARVGFDSFLVKPGHDPQKALAAFKTFSVHYQKTYLVPA; from the coding sequence ATGCCTGAGGCCGCCGTTACGCAGGACACCGCCGTGCCGCATCTCATCCGCAATGGCCAGTTGCAGGCCGACACGTGGCGCGTCCACGCGCCCGCCGAGCCCGACGCCACCCCCGATGCCACGCCGGCCGACGAACCGGGCTGGATCGTGCCGCTGGCCACCTGGAAGGCCGCGCAGACGGCGCTGCGCGCCCGCGCCAACCCCGTCGGCGTGCTGCTGCCGCCGGATGCGAACCTGGCCGACCTGGCCGGGGATGGCGACACGCTGGACACGACCGGCATCGCCCTCATCGCCATCGACTTCCCTGCCTACACCGACGGCCGCGGCTATTCGCTGGCACAGCTGCTGCGCAAGCGCTACGGCTATGCGGGCGAACTGCGCGCGGTGGGCGACGTGATGATCGACACCATCCATTACCAGGCGCGCGTGGGCTTCGACAGCTTCCTCGTCAAGCCGGGGCATGATCCGCAGAAGGCGCTGGCCGCGTTCAAGACCTTCAGCGTGCACTACCAGAAGACGTATCTGGTGCCGGCCTGA
- a CDS encoding sulfatase-like hydrolase/transferase — protein MGKIRNVLFIMADQLRADHLGCYGHPYLRTPSLDALAARGARFTRAFVNSGVCGPSRMSYYTGRYPSSHGTTWNRVPLSVGEVTLGEYLANGGRKLALAGKSHVIPDKAGMARLDIDGASELGALLARGGFVELDRYDGHHEPGEESGYPAFLRRHGYDSADPWTDYVIAGIDEQGQVVSGWHMRNTRLPSRVHEAHSETAYMTDQALDFMRRRGEEPWVLHLSYVKPHWPYMAPDPYHRMYTPQQCLPVARDAQELTHAHPALRAYRQHEESQSFATDECVRTVRPAYQGLIHQLDDHLGRLFDYMEGAGRMDDTLIVFTADHGDFLGDHWLGEKELFYDTVQRVPFIVMDPGREADATRGQALDDMVESVDLVPTVLQALDMPVPTHRIEGRALQTLLHGRGGQAWRDCVFSELDYSFRQARLLLGKTPQDARAWSVRTDRWRYVYWLGLPEQLYDLHADPGEFHDLGTSAAHEATRAELRGRLLDWAARRKRRTTLSDEAVAQATNAHKRAGVYFGQW, from the coding sequence ATGGGCAAGATACGCAACGTGCTGTTCATCATGGCCGACCAGCTGCGGGCGGACCACCTGGGCTGTTATGGCCACCCCTATCTGCGCACGCCCAGCCTGGACGCGCTGGCCGCGCGTGGAGCGCGCTTCACGCGGGCCTTCGTCAATTCGGGCGTGTGCGGGCCGTCGCGCATGAGCTACTACACGGGCCGCTACCCCTCCAGCCACGGCACGACGTGGAACCGCGTGCCGCTGTCGGTCGGCGAGGTGACGCTGGGCGAATATCTGGCCAATGGCGGCCGCAAGCTCGCGCTTGCCGGCAAGAGCCACGTCATCCCGGACAAGGCCGGCATGGCGCGGCTGGACATCGACGGCGCGTCGGAACTAGGCGCGCTGCTGGCGCGCGGCGGATTCGTGGAACTGGACCGCTACGACGGCCATCACGAACCGGGCGAGGAAAGCGGCTATCCCGCCTTCCTGCGCCGCCACGGCTACGACTCCGCCGATCCCTGGACCGACTACGTCATCGCGGGCATCGACGAGCAGGGGCAGGTAGTCAGCGGCTGGCACATGCGCAATACGCGCCTGCCGTCGCGCGTGCACGAGGCGCATTCCGAGACGGCCTACATGACCGACCAGGCGCTGGACTTCATGCGGCGCCGTGGCGAAGAGCCCTGGGTGCTGCACCTGAGCTACGTGAAGCCGCACTGGCCCTACATGGCGCCCGACCCCTACCACCGCATGTACACGCCGCAGCAATGCCTGCCGGTGGCGCGCGACGCGCAGGAATTGACGCACGCGCACCCGGCGCTGCGAGCTTATCGGCAGCACGAGGAAAGCCAGAGCTTCGCGACGGACGAATGCGTGCGCACGGTACGTCCCGCCTATCAGGGCCTGATCCATCAACTGGACGATCATCTGGGCAGGCTGTTCGACTACATGGAGGGGGCGGGACGCATGGACGACACGCTGATCGTCTTCACGGCCGACCACGGCGATTTCCTGGGGGACCACTGGCTGGGCGAGAAGGAGCTGTTCTACGACACCGTGCAGCGCGTGCCCTTCATCGTGATGGATCCGGGCCGCGAGGCCGACGCGACGCGGGGCCAGGCGCTGGACGACATGGTCGAAAGCGTGGATCTGGTGCCCACCGTGCTGCAGGCGCTGGACATGCCGGTGCCCACGCATCGCATCGAGGGACGGGCGCTGCAGACGCTGCTGCACGGCCGCGGCGGCCAGGCCTGGCGAGATTGCGTATTTTCAGAGCTGGACTACAGCTTTCGCCAGGCCCGCCTGCTGTTGGGCAAGACGCCGCAGGACGCGCGCGCCTGGTCGGTGCGCACGGACCGGTGGCGCTACGTGTACTGGCTGGGTTTGCCGGAGCAGCTGTACGACCTGCATGCCGATCCGGGCGAGTTCCATGATCTGGGGACCAGCGCAGCGCACGAGGCCACGCGGGCGGAGTTGCGGGGCAGGCTGCTGGACTGGGCCGCTCGCCGCAAGCGACGCACGACGCTCAGCGACGAGGCGGTGGCGCAGGCCACCAACGCGCACAAGCGCGCGGGCGTGTATTTCGGTCAATGGTAG
- a CDS encoding Bug family tripartite tricarboxylate transporter substrate binding protein, which produces MRTWMITALAAWGLLAGAPAAVGQEAGKPLTIVVGYPPGGSSDRVARLVADRLKDRLRTPVIVENKTGAGGRIAAQYLRNAQPDVARNTLMLANPAVMVVAPLVYAEPGYDAARDFQPVSLVSSYHFALAVSAASPIRDVAALRQWVKDNPRQFTVGVPATGSLPHFFALMLGQQIGQQPEVVGYRGSAPLTAELIGGILPQAIDTLDTLLPQQQGGKIRILAISAERRDRALPDVPTFRESGIDLAADGWNAFFASAAMPAEQAARLGREIAAVMGEPALQQAVRAVNLEPVVADAAETAKRLEAYRGQWEPPVRASGFTATQ; this is translated from the coding sequence ATGCGCACGTGGATGATCACCGCTCTGGCGGCGTGGGGCCTGCTGGCCGGCGCGCCCGCCGCGGTCGGGCAGGAGGCCGGCAAGCCGCTGACCATTGTGGTCGGCTATCCGCCGGGCGGCAGTTCAGACCGCGTGGCCCGCCTGGTGGCGGATCGGCTGAAAGACCGGCTGCGCACGCCGGTGATCGTCGAGAACAAGACCGGCGCCGGCGGCCGCATCGCCGCGCAGTATCTGCGCAATGCCCAGCCCGACGTCGCGCGCAACACGCTGATGCTGGCCAACCCCGCGGTGATGGTGGTGGCGCCGCTGGTCTATGCCGAGCCGGGCTATGACGCCGCGCGGGACTTCCAGCCTGTCTCGCTGGTCAGCAGCTATCACTTCGCGCTGGCCGTGTCGGCGGCGTCTCCCATCCGGGACGTGGCGGCACTGCGCCAATGGGTGAAGGACAATCCCAGGCAGTTCACCGTCGGGGTGCCGGCCACCGGCAGCCTGCCGCATTTCTTCGCATTGATGCTTGGCCAGCAGATCGGGCAGCAGCCCGAGGTGGTGGGATATCGCGGCTCGGCGCCGCTGACCGCCGAGCTGATCGGCGGCATCCTGCCCCAGGCCATCGACACGCTGGACACGCTGCTGCCTCAGCAGCAGGGCGGCAAGATCCGCATCCTGGCGATCTCGGCAGAGCGGCGCGACCGCGCGCTGCCCGACGTGCCGACCTTCCGCGAAAGCGGCATCGACCTGGCCGCCGACGGCTGGAACGCCTTCTTTGCGTCGGCGGCCATGCCGGCGGAACAGGCGGCGCGCCTTGGGCGCGAGATCGCCGCGGTGATGGGCGAGCCCGCGCTGCAGCAGGCCGTGCGAGCCGTGAACCTGGAGCCCGTGGTGGCCGACGCGGCCGAGACGGCGAAGCGCCTGGAGGCCTACAGGGGCCAATGGGAGCCGCCCGTGCGCGCCTCCGGCTTCACTGCCACGCAATAG
- a CDS encoding MarR family winged helix-turn-helix transcriptional regulator — protein MSIDPTVTQATLDDMLMYRLYQAWFQSSPVFVRLCEGRFGITRREWRLLACAVEHGPMTSADLAASAKLDLARTSRTLGALCEKGWLRRVQRGADRRVVLVEATAGGRDRYNALLPEVQRLNALLTQDLTDAELAQLRTLLARVEQRGQAMAQENLVVEKASRRSGGTRRARP, from the coding sequence ATGTCCATCGATCCCACCGTCACGCAGGCGACGCTGGACGACATGCTGATGTACCGCCTTTACCAGGCGTGGTTCCAGTCCAGTCCCGTATTCGTGCGGCTGTGCGAGGGGCGCTTCGGCATCACCCGTCGCGAATGGCGCCTGCTGGCATGCGCCGTCGAGCACGGCCCGATGACCTCCGCCGACCTGGCGGCCTCGGCGAAGCTGGACCTGGCGCGCACCTCCCGGACGCTGGGCGCCCTGTGCGAAAAAGGCTGGCTGCGGCGCGTGCAGCGGGGCGCGGACCGGCGCGTGGTGCTGGTCGAGGCGACCGCCGGCGGCCGCGACCGCTACAACGCGCTGCTGCCCGAAGTGCAGCGCCTGAATGCCCTGTTGACGCAGGACCTGACGGACGCCGAACTGGCGCAGTTGCGTACGCTGCTGGCACGGGTGGAACAGCGCGGCCAGGCCATGGCACAGGAGAACCTCGTCGTGGAAAAGGCCAGCCGGCGCAGCGGCGGCACGCGGCGCGCGCGGCCTTAG
- a CDS encoding IclR family transcriptional regulator has protein sequence MNKDDASDGGPRILRRGLRVLRVLREAGAGGLHVVDIARQAGMQRSTVYRYLDVLVDEGYAVREPDAARWRTAETATLMAADPHAAAVQRLRPAMRQISDVSGDSSFLIARAGRDSLCLHREVGNYPVQVLAVTVGHRQPLGVGAAGLALLSALPDAEAQEVIEQNAGALRAYGGMTAAQMRRLVANTRDRGWAVVGNAAVPGVLGVGVALCDAHGYPRLAVSVSSLIDRMPAARQRAIAEQIRAQLAQARL, from the coding sequence ATGAACAAAGACGATGCTTCCGACGGCGGACCGCGAATCTTGCGGCGCGGCCTGCGCGTGCTGCGCGTATTGCGCGAGGCGGGCGCCGGCGGGCTGCACGTGGTCGACATCGCCAGGCAGGCCGGCATGCAGCGTTCCACCGTGTATCGCTACCTGGACGTGCTGGTCGACGAGGGATATGCGGTACGCGAGCCGGATGCCGCGCGCTGGCGCACGGCCGAGACGGCCACCTTGATGGCGGCCGATCCGCATGCCGCGGCCGTGCAGCGGCTGCGGCCCGCCATGCGGCAGATCAGCGACGTCAGCGGCGATTCATCGTTCCTCATCGCACGCGCGGGCCGGGACTCGCTGTGCCTGCACCGTGAGGTGGGCAACTATCCGGTGCAGGTGCTGGCCGTCACGGTAGGGCATCGCCAGCCGTTGGGGGTGGGCGCTGCCGGCCTGGCCCTGCTGTCCGCGCTGCCGGATGCAGAGGCGCAGGAAGTCATCGAGCAGAACGCCGGCGCGTTGCGCGCCTATGGCGGCATGACGGCCGCGCAGATGCGCCGCCTCGTGGCCAACACGCGCGACCGCGGCTGGGCCGTGGTGGGCAATGCGGCCGTGCCGGGGGTATTGGGAGTTGGGGTGGCGCTTTGTGATGCGCACGGCTATCCGCGCCTGGCGGTCAGTGTGTCCAGCCTGATCGACCGCATGCCGGCCGCCCGCCAGCGCGCCATCGCGGAGCAGATCCGCGCGCAGCTGGCGCAGGCACGGCTGTAG
- a CDS encoding Bug family tripartite tricarboxylate transporter substrate binding protein yields the protein MLSIRRRLCAALALGSTLLAVTPTQAAEQYPQRPITMVVGYAAGGATDIVARLMAKSMGDVLGQTVVVENKTGANSNIGAEIVSRAKPDGYTLYVGSIANTINRTLYSQLNYDFVKDFEPVGLLATIPNILVVNPKLPVKTVQEYIDYAKNNAGKLTCASSGSGSSIHLSCELFKMQAGVEILHVPYRGSGPAVADLLGGQVDSMFDNLPSSLPHVQAGKLRAIGVTSAQRLPSAPDVPTLAESGLKGFEVQSWFGLMAPAGTPKPIVDRLNQALNQSLAAEIKQSYDKSGFWAPQQPNTPQTYATWIQGEIDKWGKVVKAADLKAN from the coding sequence GTGCTTTCGATCCGCAGGCGCCTGTGCGCCGCCCTTGCGCTGGGCAGCACCCTGCTGGCCGTCACGCCCACGCAGGCAGCAGAACAGTATCCGCAACGTCCCATCACCATGGTCGTGGGTTACGCCGCCGGCGGCGCCACCGACATCGTCGCCCGCCTGATGGCCAAGTCGATGGGCGACGTGCTGGGCCAGACCGTCGTGGTCGAGAACAAGACCGGCGCCAACAGCAACATCGGCGCCGAGATCGTGTCGCGCGCCAAGCCCGACGGCTACACGCTGTACGTGGGCTCCATCGCGAACACCATCAACCGCACGCTGTACTCGCAGCTCAACTATGACTTCGTCAAGGACTTCGAGCCGGTAGGACTGCTGGCCACCATTCCGAACATCCTGGTGGTGAATCCCAAGCTGCCGGTCAAGACCGTGCAGGAGTACATCGACTACGCCAAAAACAACGCCGGCAAGCTGACCTGCGCCTCGTCCGGCAGCGGCTCGTCCATCCACCTGTCGTGCGAGCTGTTCAAGATGCAGGCCGGCGTGGAGATCCTGCACGTGCCCTATCGCGGCAGCGGCCCGGCCGTGGCGGACCTGCTGGGCGGACAGGTCGACTCGATGTTCGACAACCTGCCCTCGTCGCTGCCTCACGTGCAGGCCGGCAAGCTGCGCGCCATCGGCGTCACGTCGGCGCAGCGCCTGCCCTCCGCCCCCGACGTGCCCACGCTGGCCGAAAGCGGCCTGAAGGGCTTCGAAGTGCAGTCGTGGTTCGGCCTGATGGCGCCCGCGGGCACGCCCAAACCTATCGTCGACCGCCTGAACCAGGCGCTGAACCAGTCGCTGGCCGCCGAGATCAAGCAGTCCTATGACAAGTCGGGCTTCTGGGCGCCGCAGCAGCCCAACACGCCGCAGACGTACGCCACGTGGATCCAGGGCGAGATCGACAAGTGGGGCAAGGTGGTGAAGGCCGCCGACCTCAAGGCGAACTGA
- a CDS encoding class I adenylate-forming enzyme family protein has protein sequence MYPIDFFFRAAQRYPDRVALDGPQGQVRYRELAARVGALAAALQALDPAPQTRVALCAGNTADHIVALLAVLASGKIWVPLNYRSTEPEIARILDATEPSIVIGDETGGPLLAGAGGIRVHLHEQSSGHTLAALLARHAGQQPVRHDLSRDDVQAIKFTGGTTGLPKGVMQPYRAWNAGIVNQIASWGLTCEDRYVVSAPITHGTGTYLLPVLAQGGMHLLLDGSGPAAVTQAFRERGGTLSFMPPTLIYMLMAQDGISRADFPRLRNLIYGGAPMPPELIDRARVFFGPVLGTTYGQTEAPQIVTVLPPAELDDPANRGSVGRCTWYSEMAIMAPDGGLLPPGEIGEVVVRGDLVMAGYWRLPGKTAETIVDGWLHTGDVGLVDERGFLFLKDRLRDVIITGGFNVYPVDVENALSSHPDVYECAVFGLPDEKWGEAVHAAVQFHPGREAEPAALQAHVRALLGPVQTPKHIHVHDSLPKSPVGKVLKNAVREAALKETA, from the coding sequence GTGTATCCGATCGATTTCTTCTTTCGCGCCGCACAGCGGTATCCCGATCGCGTGGCGCTGGACGGCCCGCAGGGCCAGGTGCGCTACCGCGAACTGGCCGCCCGGGTGGGCGCCCTGGCGGCGGCACTGCAGGCGCTGGACCCGGCGCCGCAGACCCGGGTGGCCTTGTGCGCGGGCAACACGGCCGACCACATCGTCGCCCTGCTGGCCGTGCTGGCCAGCGGCAAGATATGGGTGCCGCTGAACTACCGCAGCACCGAGCCCGAGATCGCACGCATCCTGGACGCCACGGAACCCAGCATCGTCATCGGCGACGAGACGGGCGGACCGCTGCTCGCCGGCGCCGGAGGCATACGCGTGCACCTGCATGAGCAGTCAAGCGGCCACACGCTGGCCGCGCTGCTGGCCCGCCACGCAGGCCAACAGCCCGTACGCCACGACCTGTCGCGGGACGACGTACAGGCCATCAAGTTCACCGGCGGCACCACCGGCCTGCCCAAGGGCGTGATGCAGCCGTACCGTGCGTGGAACGCCGGCATCGTCAACCAGATCGCCAGCTGGGGCCTGACCTGCGAAGACCGATACGTGGTCTCCGCCCCCATCACGCACGGCACGGGCACCTATCTGCTGCCCGTGCTCGCCCAGGGCGGCATGCACCTGCTGCTGGACGGCAGCGGGCCGGCCGCCGTGACGCAAGCGTTCCGCGAACGCGGCGGCACGCTGAGCTTCATGCCGCCCACGCTGATCTACATGCTGATGGCGCAGGACGGCATCTCGCGCGCCGATTTTCCGCGCCTGCGCAACCTGATCTACGGCGGCGCCCCGATGCCGCCTGAACTGATCGACCGGGCCCGCGTCTTCTTCGGACCCGTGCTGGGCACGACTTACGGCCAGACCGAGGCGCCGCAGATCGTCACCGTGCTGCCGCCCGCCGAACTCGACGATCCCGCCAACCGCGGCTCGGTGGGCCGCTGCACCTGGTATTCGGAGATGGCCATCATGGCGCCGGACGGCGGCCTGCTGCCGCCCGGCGAAATCGGCGAAGTCGTGGTGCGCGGCGATCTGGTCATGGCCGGCTACTGGCGCCTGCCCGGGAAGACCGCCGAAACCATCGTCGACGGTTGGCTGCATACCGGCGACGTGGGCCTGGTGGACGAGCGCGGCTTCCTGTTCCTGAAAGACCGGCTGCGCGACGTGATAATCACGGGCGGCTTCAACGTCTATCCGGTCGACGTGGAGAACGCACTGTCCTCGCACCCCGATGTCTATGAATGCGCGGTGTTCGGCCTGCCCGACGAGAAATGGGGCGAGGCCGTGCATGCCGCGGTGCAATTCCATCCGGGCCGAGAGGCCGAACCCGCCGCGCTGCAGGCGCACGTGCGCGCCCTGCTGGGTCCGGTACAGACGCCCAAGCACATCCACGTGCACGACAGCCTGCCGAAGTCCCCGGTGGGCAAGGTGCTGAAGAACGCGGTGCGAGAAGCCGCCCTGAAGGAGACAGCATGA
- a CDS encoding citryl-CoA lyase: MSQTPETRLCAHNLTGMYYRDADLVEELIGKKTFTEVMVMQILGREARPVDLLIVDAVLVTLMEHGLTPSAIATRVVYMSAPENLQGAVASGLMAVGSQFVGTMENCSGLLARIRQAADPQAEAQAIAQEYRQSRRALPGFGHHLHKPDDPRAVKLLALAEAQSDLPGDWLRALRLLAAAIDQAYGKHITINATGAVAALLGEIGVPTALMRGFAVISRAAGLVSHVAEEQQSPSGRFIWETIDDAIPYVGKGRSRQQDGRK; the protein is encoded by the coding sequence ATGAGCCAGACCCCCGAGACCCGTCTTTGCGCCCACAACCTGACGGGCATGTACTACCGCGATGCCGACCTCGTCGAGGAGCTGATCGGCAAGAAGACCTTCACCGAAGTCATGGTCATGCAGATACTGGGCCGCGAGGCGCGCCCCGTGGACCTGCTGATCGTGGACGCGGTGCTGGTCACCCTGATGGAGCATGGCCTCACGCCCAGCGCCATCGCCACCCGCGTCGTCTACATGAGCGCGCCCGAGAACCTGCAAGGCGCCGTCGCCTCGGGCCTGATGGCCGTGGGCAGCCAGTTCGTGGGCACCATGGAGAACTGCTCGGGACTGCTGGCGCGCATCCGCCAGGCCGCCGATCCGCAGGCCGAGGCCCAGGCCATCGCGCAGGAATACCGCCAGTCCCGGCGCGCGCTGCCCGGCTTCGGCCACCACCTGCACAAGCCAGACGATCCGCGCGCGGTGAAGCTGCTGGCGCTGGCCGAGGCGCAATCCGACCTGCCCGGCGACTGGCTGCGCGCGCTGCGCCTGCTGGCGGCCGCCATCGACCAGGCCTACGGCAAGCACATCACCATCAACGCCACCGGCGCCGTCGCGGCGCTGCTGGGCGAGATCGGGGTGCCCACCGCCCTGATGCGCGGGTTCGCGGTGATCTCGCGCGCGGCGGGGCTCGTGTCGCACGTGGCCGAAGAACAGCAGAGTCCGTCGGGCCGCTTCATCTGGGAAACCATAGACGATGCGATTCCCTATGTCGGCAAGGGCCGCTCGCGCCAGCAGGACGGCCGCAAATGA